Below is a window of Nicotiana tabacum cultivar K326 chromosome 19, ASM71507v2, whole genome shotgun sequence DNA.
CCTGCAAATGGGTAGTTCCTGTCGTTTTTCAAGTGTTGGCTTCTTTTCTTTGTACTTTGGTAGGGCAAGCTCTTCAAAAATCCGGACATTTTATTTCCTCTATGTGCTTGCTTAAAGGCCAATAGGAAAGAACAGAGGAACTTTCCGGGTTGTATTCCCTCTGACATCTTCGCTTTGGGCATATCTACCACTTGAGCTGTAAGACCAcatacttttcttttatttcctcaAATTCGTACTCTTCCAGCCACCCCCTTTCTTCCATATATTTCCGTACCCTAGGCTCCTGCTTCCGATTTTGAGGACTCTTACATCAGTTACTTTTGGGGAAAAATTGTGTGGTCATGGTTGTTAAAGTTACTCTGACCTGAAGAAAGGTTATCATAACGTTTTTATGCCGAAGGGAAAATATTCTAGTTACCCCCTTCTGATTATCTCGTAACAAGTAAATTATGTGGCCTTCCTTCTAATCAAGTTATCATTTCCTCACTGTATCATTTCAAtttgaatatttaaatgaatCCTTAAATGCTTTATAGATACACAATTTATTTCTTTTACAAGTTTAAAGATCATTTATATCTTTTCAAGTGGTGATTATTGTATATGGCTGTCATTTCAGGTTAGTTGGTTCAAGAAAGCCAATCTAATATTCCTTTTTTTCCTCTTGCGGAAGCTCATCCTACCATTTTAttcatttactctcttttgtatcatTCTCCCACTCACCATGTTCCTCCCAGAAGCTCAGTTACCAGCTTGGGTCGTCTGCTATGTGCCTGGACTTATGTCCATCCTCAATATTCTTCCAGCTCCACAGTCATTCCCTTTTATTGTACCCTACCTTTTATTTGAAAACACAATGTCTGTGACCAAATTCAATGCCATGATATCAGGGCTTTTCCAGTTAGGAAGTTCTTACGAGTGGATTGTTACGAAAAAGTTGGGAAGATCATCAGAAGCTGATTTAGTTTCAATGGTGGAAAATGAATCTGAACCTTTGGTGGAGAAGAGTACTGTCTCAAGGTCCTCGTCAGAATCAGGCCTTGCTGAGCTTACCAAATTAGAGATGAccaagaaaaagggaaagaggaaGAGAAACCGTTTATATAGAAAGGAGCTTGCTCTTGCATTGATATTATTAACGGCCTCTGTCAGAAGCTTGTTATCTGCTCAAGGCATTCACTTCTATTTCCTATTGTTTCAAGGGTTTACTTTCCTTGTTGTCGGTCTTGATTTGATTGGCGAACAGGTGAGTTGATCATAAGAATATTTCAAGATATCCGGCCATGAATTCAATTGTGGAAAATCGTCTCAGAAGGGCAGACCGTACTGCTTGTACATGTGATTGTGGTACCTGGCTCCCTATTGCTACATTTATGCAGTCAACTTACACGAGTTAAAAGAAAGCTTCATAATACCACTATTTGGCGGCCATATTTATTCAATTGATGCCAAGTGGAGATTGAAATCAATACTGGTAGGAGTTGTCATCTGCCTACCTCTTAGTTTGATGTAATTTAATATAAGCTTGCCTGTAATAGTAGTGTAACCATCGCGTAGTCTATTTTTTGTTTGTTCATCTAGTTTAAGATTCTTTATTTTGCCATTGACAAGTTTTGTACAATTATATATAGTTAAATTTGGGAGAAAACACCAGTTACACCCACCATACACTCTTATTTACCAGCTTGGTTCATACTGATTCATTCACATGAAATTTGTTCAACAAAAGGCCTTTATTTGGTCACGAAAAGGATTTCACGTGAACTTGCTTTTCTTGGAACCCGAAAAATAGGTTTTCATTATCGCAGCCCCAAAAACAAACCAGATAAAAATCAGTAACTTGCAGCAGCAAATGTGTGCACTTATAGATGATCATCCATTAAAATTCCCCAGAGAATCCACTACCACGCTTACTAACCTCACAGGTTCAAGGAAAAAGAGcacctctctctctttctctcactTCTTCAATGGTCATGTAGCAATTCTTGTGTCCCAATGCTTGTATGTTACTTTAGTAATACAATTAGCTCCCGAGCAATCCAAGGAAGAAAAGAAACTTACTTGAACCTAAACAATTATCTGGGTATAAAGTTGATCTAGATTGTCATCGATGGCTGAAGCATATCTCGCTACAATTAGGCATGTTTTAACCATGCAAGCTTGAATTCTTTTCACCTTATTGGTGACAATGTACTAGTTTTGGTCTAGTGTTAATGTATTGATGAATTGACTAATGCTATTACTTAAGCattttattgttttgatgtttgaACATTTGCACTAAATTCCATTTTATGATTGTTCGTTTGTAATTTGTGATTTACCGGTTATTTGTGGTTTTATGATGGTGGTTTTTAGTGATATTTGGAGGCTGGGTTGTCTTTGGTTTATGTTCGGAGTAGCCATAAAGTGAGCTTTGCATTCCAGTGCATTTTTTATGGCTGTTGGAAATATTAACAATGATTTTTAGAAATGAGATTTTTGATGGCTGGGCCTGGTCGTCGAAAACCGTATAATTTTTGGCAGAAGTGCCTTTCGAAATCTCTAAAAATCGTAACAATATTTTGACGGAACAAAATTAACGAATATTTGTTGGGGAATGTTACCAGCATGTGACTGAAGAAATATTCAAAAACTCACAAACTCAATCTTACACAAAACTCCTTCGAAAAATCCATTGGAAACTTCTGACAGACACCTTTTTCCTGTCGAATGTTTTTTTTCAACAAGCTGTATTCTGATAGTTTTGTCGCCATGGGAATATCATCGATAATTTATTGTTAATCGACGTTATTAATTATACTTGTAAATCACGTAAAGTCTAATCAAAATTGACGAGGATGAAGATTCAGAGTTAATCAATTCACAAAATCAAATCATACGAATATAATTCCTTCCTCATAAAAAGATACATATACAATAATTATTTCTCAAAGACAGAACGAAGGAAATATCTTAACAAGAAACACAACAAATCAAACATCTTTATGAGAAACACAAACATCAACAAGCACAACCACTTAAATTGTTGAACTCCCCTTATTCAccagaaattaaagaaaattaatTATACGTCAACCTGCTGGTTGACATGGTGGGCATCAACATCTTTGGTGAGATTAGTGGCAAATTCCAAATAAGAGAAGGGTTCTGAAACGTCATCATTCTGCTTCTCGTACTCAATAGTCCATAAGACCAAGTTGTTTTCTCCTTCATTCTCAATATGAACTGTTGCTTTGAAGGCCTTGTATTGCTCTATTATATGACCTTCAAATGCCTTGAATGTCACTAGCCTTTTCTCCTCCTCTATGGCTTCAACAACCACTTTCACTACCTTCTCTTGCCCCTCTATTTTTTGTGCCAGAAAAAGAAACTTATATATGAACATAGTCGAGGCCATAAATAATTAAAGAGGAAATTACGCTTGATGTATATATTTAGGACCATCCTTTATATTTTGATCCTATTAAGAAAAACTTTTAGCCATTGTGGCTGAAAATTCAGTCAGGTTTGCACAAATCGATCACCAAAGGCATGTTATGGCAATCACCATGACTTGGCCAAATATGTTAACGTAAAGCACCAGAAGTCCTGACGATTACCAAAATTTACAGCCATAATGGCGAAAAATTCTGGTGATCGGTAAGAATTTATGACAATATCCTGATGATCACCATCAGTATTTTATGGTGATCACCAGGAATTTTACCAAGAAATCCTGATGATATCTTAAGAACCTGACGATTGCTAAGAGCATACTTTCAAAATAAACCCAAGGCTTTTTTTAACGGAGTACCCATAAATCTCTATTAAAGGCCCAAAAAGAAGTAAAATTATCGTTTCTTTTGTATGCTTAGATGGCGAATAATATCTCACATatttgtctctctctctctctctctctctgcatACTTAGAATCCTAGAATCTCGGTTAGTGAAGTGTAAATTAAAAAGAATGTATACAATACTAAGAAGTGATGTAGTTTATATGAACCTAGAGAATATTACTTTATTTTATAGACATAAGGACAATGGTATATCAGGAGAAAAGCTAATCAAAATTGAAAACttactttataaaaataaaaataagtgatTAGAAAATGTTACCGATAGTATAATTCCAGTTAACGATGGAGCCTACAGTACCCCAATCTCCTTGATGCAAATCGACAGCTTGAATTTTATGTGGAGTCACATTGGGAAGATGGTGTGGTTTGTGCCTAAACATTTCATGAAAGAGATCCCCACAACCTTTGATCTCTATTTGTGAAATCAACTTTCCTTTCAAACCCATGTCTAGTGTAGATAATATAGCACTATGGGAAATTTTGATGGATAAAGCACAAGAAAGGAAAGTCTTTATATAGTTGCGTTCTGGGTATCGATTTTCATCAACTTCTATAATTCTCTGCCAGCATCGATTAGAAATTTTCTCCAATTTGTTTAtaatataatttagatttattgAGATGTGGTTTCTTGATATAAACAATCGGATATTGATGGCTATGACATTTGAATTATtttattagaaaatatttttcgtttAATTCTATTGTTGATCAAATTGCGTCAAGTATtcttttattatgagtctattgcaTATGATCGCTGCAAATCAAAGCTTACGCGTCTTCTCAGACACAGGAAAGTAAACAgagtttttttgtttgtttgtttgttttgttagtgtaatctatctatatttatctatatttatatttattataaaaacaTGAATACAATGTTGATTTATAGAAATATTCTTAGAATATTATACTTGATAACACAAAGTGAAAGGACACAACTGGAATAGTGTACCTTAACCCAAGTATAAACCTATTATTGCTTTTTGGCTACTGTTTAAAAATACATGTTAGCCCATGTGTAATCCTGTACATGTTAGGCCATATTACGTTTTGGACATAAACCTACTTCTTTTTGGATTACATATGCCTatgacaacaacaacatacccagtattatcctaTATCGTGGGGTTtagagagggtagtgtgtacgcagaccttacctctaccttgtgaggatagagagactgtttccaatagaccctcgtctcaggaaagcataagcactacattaatgaaaatataaacaAGAAGGAACAATACCAAAAaaccatataaaagcagaataaaaataacaagacagtaaggtgatcaacaatgaaagaaaacaacggttagtcataaaaatctactatcgacagaaagcgagactgcgtgccaatactactatTATAATCACTCTAGACTTCCTACTCTATTaacctaatcctcgacctccataccttcctatcaagggtcatgtccttggTCAGTTGAAGCTAcaccatgtcttgcctaatcacctcgccccacctcttctttggcctacctctacctctccgtaggccctccaatgtcaacctctcacacctcctcaccggggcgtctgtgctcctcctccttacatgaccaaaccacctaagccgcgctTTTCGCATCTGAATTTATGCCTATAATCCAATTTATGTTTGGACAACAACGATGAGAAGTACCATATTAATTTGAATAATTTGATCTCCTTTTATTAATAGTGTTGAACGATAAAAATATTCCCAAAATATTAACTGAAATAACTCCATATCTCATATTAATTTGAATATTTGatctcctttttctctttttattataaaagtatgaatctAATATTGGTTTACAAAAATATCCTTAGAATATTATATTTGATAACTGTAACGATCTagccggtcgttttaagtattgtagccccattcccccatttactactcattttatgcttaattgttgttatatgacttgccggagTAGTTGATtcggttccggggatgtttcggaatgcgatgagacacttagtctcaaggttggaaggttaagttgaaaagattggtcagatattgacttatgtataaatgactccggaatagaattttgacgggTCCGATAGCTCCGTAGaaaaattttggacttaagagtgtgtccgaatagtgatttggaggtccgtagttgatttaggtttgaaatggcgaaagttaaaaaattagaagttttgaaaactgagaagtttgaccgagagttgagtTTGTGGTtatcgggctcggattttggttccgtGAATTAGAGTACAtacgttgtgtcatttatgacttgtgtgcaaaattttaggtaaatcggacgtgatttgacaggttcggcatcgaatgtagaagttagaagttcaaaagttcattaggcttgaattgatgcgcgattcgtggtttaacgttatttgatgtgatttgacgcttcgagtaagttcgtataatattttaggacttgttggtatgttgggttggggtcccgggggcttcgggtggatttcgggtggttaacagatcaaattttggacttgggagattGCTGAAGTTTTTCTGGTGCACaagtctggtttccttatacgcgatcacgTGGATAGGCCCGCGACCGCGTAGGCTTAATTCGGCAGTTGAGGTTTTTATTCTACGAGTTCGCGAAttgagggatgcgatcgcgtagttgAGTGAAGCagtgaatcgcgaacgcgtggctaaggtcgCATTCACGTAGAGTAAATGAGGCAGAAGCTGGGTCACGCGTATATGTTCATAGCGAACGCGTAAGTTTGAGAGccagtgcatcgcgttcgcgtggaggTTTTCGCGTTCACGTAAGGTTAATTCGTGGGGCACCATagctgtgcttcgcgatcacgaagtaATTTCCGTGATCGCGATTAAGGACATCTAGGTAgaacttaaatatttcaaaaacgagggtttgagtcATTTTacaaaatttgattttgggagctcggttggaggcgattcttggagagatttttaagggagtgaatgggtaagtgatttttacttaattttggttaaattccatgattatatctttgatttcatcatttaattagtgatttgggttgaaaCATTGGGAATAAATGGAATAAACTTCTTAGACCGATTTTtagggatttgagcgagattttggtatcggatttgagtaatttttgtatggttggactcgtagttgaatgggtgttaggattttataaattttatcggattccgagacgtgggccgagCGTTGAGTTTGAGTtgacctttttgtttttttattaaaaacttagcatttttttatggaattaattcctatagcttgagttgattgtatagaattgtttgtggctagatttgaggcattcagaggccgattcgtgaggcaagggcttgttggagtagaaatttgctcggtttgaggtaagtaacacttctaaacttagctctgagggtatgaaaccccgaatttcgtgttatgtgattggtgttgacgtgacgcacatgctaggtgacgggcgtgtgggcgtgcaccgtaggaattgcgACTTGGTCGATTCCGTGAAACTATATAGTCGAATAATCTTGCCATTATCTGTATATCTTCCATGTGTTAGAGATATTGAGGTGCAAGTCATGTTAGATATAATGCTTAGGCCACATGCTGGTATTGTTGGGACCTATAGAGGTCGAGTTACACGTTGAGTTAATTgcttaaatttgaaatttatgtactcagtcgcagctattatttgcatatcgtatctcagtctcagttgccAGTTATttacacatcatatcatcattgtatgggctgattatcatgattcttgtgagcccgagagactggagagaatggtgactgagtgaggccgagggcctgattgtgaggatatttttgggatcgggctacatgctgCAACATGTTTTATTAATTCATGcgatgattggcttgttataacgcttgggctggaTTCGCctctccagagtctgcacacccacagtgagcataGGTACCTACTTAATGCGAGTGCGATtgtcgagcgattgggaggattgagtgaccgtgaggatggagtgactgtgaggaatgagtgaccaTAAGGATTGAGTGAAtgagaggattgagtgattgatactctgagagtatgcttATGATTTCATCACTGTTTTATACTCCAGTTGGCATACGTAACTGGCATGTAGATATCGAGATGCATCATTTCTTATCTCAGTTGTATTTGGCATATCCTATCTATTTGAGCTTTATCTGTTAAATTTGGAAGCATGTCTACCTTTCTGTATCGTATTTTCGTAATTGAATTGTACCatgtgaagctcgtcactgctttcagcccaataattagacttgttacttactgagttggttgtactcatgctacactctgcacttcgtgtgcagatccaggtgtttccggacaCTGTGGTTGCTGATTCTCAGAGTTGTTCAGTCATTCAGAGATTTTTCGAGGTAGCTGCTCTAGCATCCGTAGACCTTGACTATCCTCCCTTATCCCTCAGTTTTATTTATTCAGTTTCTGCTTTCTTAGACAGAGTATCAGACTTTGtatttgtatagatgctcatgaactcagtgacaccctgattTTGGGAAACTCCTGTATTGAGCTGACagtttttatcagtttttatgAGATTCTTACTTATCTAAACTtgttttagtatattttaaatttgaaagtatTGGAAATATCTgagtagtcggcttgcctagtaccatgataggcaccatcacgatatgttgagttttaggtcgtgacaagttagtatcaaagcctaggttacataggtctcacgagtcatgagcaggtttagtagagtcttgcgaatcggtactgagatgtccgtacttatcttcgagaggttgccgaacccttaggaaaacttcacattcttataTTCTTgacgtgcgaatttgttgattccgggaactaaacttctgttattctattttctcacaaatggtgaggacacatgctaccagaCCAGACGGACAACCACTAGTACCATcggctagggccacgagaggacTGGGTCACGGTAGGggccgaggtgcagctcgtaTAGTAgttagagcagcacctgtagatccaccagttgtTCCAGCTTAGGAGCATGTACTAGATGtggttgagccagtggggccatcttgggcaccagttgtgcccattgtgattctaggccttcaggaggctttggctcagatattgactgtgtgcactagccttgctcaagcGATTTCTGTTCAGACCGCGCCAACCACTTCTCTGGCCgagggaggtactcagactcccgccgcccgtactctagagcaggtgatgcagggacttcagacaccgggggtactaccagcccaactGGTTGCAGTAGCTCAGACCTAGGTAGGTCCCGTTATGAGTGATGATGATCAGAATAGACAAGAGagatttgggagactccagcctccatcattcagtagggctgagttagaggatgcccaggacttcttggataggtgccagcaGATTCTTCATacgacgggtattctggagaccagtggggtatcatttactacttttcagtttactaGGATTGCCTTTAGATGGTGCGAGGCCTATGAGAAGCGCATGCCAGTCGGTGCatcaccactttcatggcatgagttctccattctcttcttggagaagtttgtgccacagaaCCCACAGAGAGAAGCTGCATAGGCAGTTCAAGCAGTTGCGTCAGGACGACATGTCTGTGATCCAGCATGAGATGCGATTTTTAGAGTTGGATCATCatgtagtttggttggttcccattgAGAGGGAGAGGaataggaggttcattgatggccccCACGATCAGTTGCATTTTGTTATTACTCGGGAGAGTGTATCAGGTGCTACGttcgatgaggtggttgatatttctAGGTGGATAGAGATGGTTCATAATCAGGAGCgtgaggatagggaggccaagaggcctcatggttcgGGTGGTTTTAGCGGTgttccttttgggggtcagttccaccacaacaggggtcgtccttataggcccgttCAAATGGCTCATCCagttcatcatggtgcatcatccagccatggttcatacagtgcgcGTATGGGTCAGTTATCTCTCAGTGCTCTCCCatctcagagttcatctcgtgcacctTTGGTTCAGGATTCATCTGCACCAGGTTATTCTAGCAATTATTTGGGTACTAGCAGTTATTCTAGCGGTCCCTACCACCACCAGTGGGGAGTTGCTTCGAGTGCGGGGcatttgggcatatgtggagacagTGTCCTCGTTGCCCGGGAGGTCCAGTTCAACAGAGGGTCAGGCCATAACTTccgctccagttacttcaccacccatccagccagctagaggtcgtcTTAGAGGGGGAtaccgatcaggtggtggtcaggcccgattctatgctattcctgctaGGCCAAatattgttgcttcagatgcagtgatctcAGGTATTGTATCAGTGTGCCACAAAtatgcttccatattatttggCCTCgattctacttattcctatgtatcatcctattttactcATTATTTAGATATGccttgtgagtccttagtttcacatgttcatATATCTATGTCGATGGGCTATACTGTTGTTATGGACCGGGTATATCGGTCGCGTGTAGTGACTGTTGGGGGATTAGAGACCAGAGTTAATCTCTTATTGCtaagtatggttgattttgacgtgattttgggt
It encodes the following:
- the LOC107809756 gene encoding kirola-like — protein: MGLKGKLISQIEIKGCGDLFHEMFRHKPHHLPNVTPHKIQAVDLHQGDWGTVGSIVNWNYTIEGQEKVVKVVVEAIEEEKRLVTFKAFEGHIIEQYKAFKATVHIENEGENNLVLWTIEYEKQNDDVSEPFSYLEFATNLTKDVDAHHVNQQVDV